The DNA region TGATTCCTCTTAACGCCTCCAAGCGCATGCATCTGGTAGCACCTCCTGCCCCCTGATGCAAAAAATAATCGCGCCCCCTAAAGATGGGCATGCCCTGCGTCCGAAAAGACAGACGAGTGAGGAGAAGTCTATCTCCCATCCACCCTGGACGGGTGGGGTGTACTTCCGGCCGTATGCCGGTGCAGGACGGGCGGCGCAACAACGCCCCTCGATTTTTGGCAAGGACGCCAAGAAAAACATTCACGGAGGAATAGCTATGTCACTGGTTATCAATCACAACATGATGGCCGCCAACGCAGCGCGCAACCTGAGCACCTCGTACAGCGATCTCGGCACCTCTGTCCGCCGACTCTCCTCGGGCCTCCGGGTGGGCACTGCGGCTGACGACGCCGCCGGCCTCGCCATTCGCGAGCTCATGCGCTCGGACATCGCCGCCCTGAACCAGGGTGTGCGCAACGCCAACGACGCGATCTCCATGATCCAGACGGCGGACGGCGCCCTGGGCGTCATCGACGAAAAGCTGATCCGGATGAAGGAGCTTGCCGAGCAGGCCGCCACCGGCACCTACAGCTCGGACCAGCGTCTGATCATCGACTCCGAGTACCAGGCCATGGCCTCGGAGATCACCCGTATTGCCAACGCCACGGACTTCAACGGTGTGTACCTGCTCAACGGCAACCTGTCGTCGGACACGCACAGCGGTTCCGGGCTGCAGGCCACTGGCAAGATGAAGATCCACTTCGGCACGGCCAACGACTCGTCCGAGGACTACTACTACATCAAGATCAACAGCGCGACTGCGTCGAGCCTTGGTGTGGGCAACCAATCCGCAAGCGGCGACGGCTTCTCCATCTCCACGCAGGAAGGCGCCCAGAAGGCCCTGTCCGCATTGGAAGACGCCATCGTCTCCAAGGACAAGATTCGCGCAAACCTGGGCGCTCTGCAGAACCGTCTGCAGAACACCATCACCAACCTGGAAATCCAGTCTGAGAACCTGCAGGCTGCCGAGTCCCGCATCTCCGACGTGGACGTCTCCCAGGAGATGACCTCGTTCGTGCGCAACCAGATCCTGACCCAGTCCGCGGTGGCCATGCTCTCGCAGGCCAACTCCCTGCCGCGGATGGCCCTCACGCTCGTGGGCGGCTAACCCACAAGGGAATCTGACTCACAACCATCGCGAAATCAACCAATCGCGGCACACGAGGGACGCCTGCACACTCCCGATCCGCGACATCTCCCACTCGCCAGACGCGCCAGAAAGAGGGCCCCGAAAGGGGCCTTCTTTGTTTTACGAGCATTGATCAAAATACTCATCCATGCTGGTGGCCGCCCTCGCCGCGCACAGGCGCGGTCACGCGGATGGCCTCCAGCACGTCGTCCAGGGCTGAGAGCTTGTCCAACACCACATAGAGCATGGCCGCTTCGCGCACCTGCACGGTAAAGACGATCTCGGTGTTGCCGTCCACCGTGGAGTGGAAGTGGCCGGCATCGATATTCACGCCCTCCTGCGCCAGCAGGGTGGAGACGCGGCTGAGCACGCCGCTGCGGTTGCGGGAGATGATACGGATCTTGGCCGGGTACGGCGTCTCCATGTCCCCGCCCCAAGAAACAGGGATGATGCGTTCGGGCTCCACGTTCTGCACGTTGGGGCAGTCGGCCGTGTGCACGGTGACGCCGCGGCCGCGGCTGATGTAGCCCACGATGGTGTCGCCGGGTAGCGGGTTGCAGCAGCCGGCGAAGCGCACGAGCACGTCGTCCACGCCCTTGATGGAAACGCTGTCCATGGACTGGGCGCGCTTGGTCTCCTCCGGCGTCATGTCGGCCTTGGAGGTCTCTGCCGGGGCTCTGCCCTTCTCCTTGTCCCGCTCCTTCTCCTCAGGCTTGGGCCTGGTGGGCTGGAGCTTGTTCAGCACCTTGCGCGGCGTGATGCGCGCGTAGCCCACGGCGGAGAGCAGATCGTCCTGCTCCTTGAAGGAGAACTCGCCGGCCAGCTCGTCGAACACGCCGTCCTTGAGCGCCTTGGCCACGTTGATGCCCATCTTGCGGCCTTCTTTCTCCAGCAGCTCCTTGGCAAGGGCTATGGCGCGGGCGCGTTCCTCGGTTCGCAGGTAATGGTGGATGCGCGTGCGAGCCTTGGCCGTGTTCACGAACTTCAGCCAGTCCCGGCTGGGGTGGCGCTGCTTATCCGTGATGATCTCCACGGTATCGCCGTTCTTCAGCGGCGTAGAAAGCGGCACGAGCTTTCCGTTGACCTTTCCGCCGGCGCAGTGGTCGCCGATGTCCGTGTGGATGAGGTAGGCGAAGTCCACCGGAGTGGCGCCTTCGGGCAGCTCCTTCACGTCGCCCTGGGGCGTGAAGACGTAGACCTCATCCTTGAAGAGGTCGAAGCGCAGGGAGCGCATGAACTCGCGCGAGTCGCTCTCCTGTTTCTGCCAGTCCAGAATCTGCCGGAGCCAGGAGAACTGCTCGGCCTCCTTGGTGCGGACCTTGCCGTGGTCCTTGTAGCGCCAGTGCGCGGCCACGCCGTACTCGGCGAGCTGGTTCATCTCCTCGGTGCGGATCTGTATCTCGATGCGCTCACCGTCCGGCCCGATGACCGTGGTGTGCAGGCTCTGATACATGTTCGCCTTGGGCATGGAGATGTAGTCCTTGAACCTGCCGGGCACGGGACGCCAGGCGGCGTGCACCAGGCCGAGCGTGGCGTAGCAGTCCTTGATGGACTTGAGGATCACGCGGAAGGCAATGATATCGTAGACCTGGTCCAGCGTGAGGTTCTGCTGCACCATCTTGTGGTAGATGGAGTAGATATGCTTGGTGCGACCGGAGACGCGGCCCGGGATGTCGTTCTCCTGGAGCATCTCTTCGAGCAGGACGATGACCTTCTCGATGTACTCCTTGCCGCGCACCTGGTAGCGCTCCACGCCGGAGCAGAGCTGGTTGTACATGTCCGGCTTGAGGTAGCGCAGGGAGAGGTCTTCCAGCTCCAGCTTGAGCCTGTGCAGACCGAGGCGGTTGGCCAGGGGCGCATAGATGTCCATGGTCTCCTGGCTGATGATCTTCTGCTTCTCAGCCGGCATGAACTCCAGGGTGCGCATGTTGTGCAGCCTGTCCGCAAGCTTGACTATGAGCACGCGGATGTTCTCGGCCATGGAGAGGATCATCTTGCGGATGTTCTCGGCCTGGGCCTGCTCCTTGGTCTCAAAGGGCATCTGGCTGATCTTGGTGACGCCCTCGACGATGTCGCCGACCTCTTCGCCGAACTCCTCGTCGATCTCCTCGATGGAGACCTTGGTGTCCTCCACCGTGTCGTGCAGCAGGCCGGAGGCGATGGTGGCCTCGTCCAGCCGCATGTCGGCCAGGGTGTTGGCTACTTCCAGGGGGTGGGAAAGATAGGGTTCGCCGGATCGGCGCACCTGACCGGCATGGGCGGCTGCGGAAAAGACGTATGCCTTTTGGATAAGGTCCACGCCGGAATCCGGCATGTAGGCGCGTACCTTTTCGAGTATTTCGCCGATGCGTACAATGGGCCTGCTTGCGGGCTTTGGCGCATCCGTCGGCTCGCAGCTGGCTTGATTTTGCTGAGTGGAAATATCGTGAACCATGCTTTCCTGATACTCGCAAAGCCCTACTTTCTTCAAGTCATGTAAGGGGGTTTACATACAGTTCCCCTCCTTTTGCGACCCCCCATACGGAATTGTTGCCAATTTGCAAAATTAAGGTAGAATGAGCGACTGCAACGCGCCTGGGGTATTTTGCCAAGTAAAACACCGTGCACAATCACCCACCCGCGGTGCCAAATGTTTTTCTATCCAATTCGTAGATTTATGGTCGAACGGTTTGCCCAATGCCCGTGAAGGCAGTCCATCGAAACGCCGGCCCCAGACGCACCCTGGCATTGCGCTCGCGTATCGTGAAAGGTCACGCCGTATGTTACGATGCGCACGTCAGGAAGGAGCTGTACATTGTCCATGGATAAAGGCGAAGAGAGCCTGGTCAAAGGCCTGCTCAACGAATTCGTCACCGATTCTATACCCGAATACCTGCTCGAAGGATCCCAGCAGATTGTCGCCAATGGCGGTGTACAGAAGCTCTCGCTCAAAAAGGGCGAGACCTTCTGGGAGATCAACGGGAACATCCAAGGCGAGGACTTTCAGGTCTACTCTCCCGAGCTTTCTGTCAATCTCAAAGAAAATCGCATCAGCTACTACTGCAACTGCCCGGACTCATTCTCCGGCGTCTGCAGACACATTGGGGCCACGGCCCTCAAGTTTCTGAGCTCCATGGAGTCGCGCGACGAAGACGCCGCGCCCGCCAAACCACGTACCGAATGGCGCCAGGTCTTCCGCTCCTTCTTCTCCACAGAGCCGGAGCCCGAAGCCGGACGCCACTACCTCATATACCGTTTTTATCCGGAACCCGGCCGCCTGCAGGTGGCCTTCTTCCGGGCTCGGCAGAACAAGTCCGGCCTCTCCACGGTGCAGAACGAGGTCACCCTGGAGCAGATCATCAACAATCCGGACTGGAGCGAGAACGCTCCCCTGCTGCCCAAGGTGGCCCAGCAGATCGGCGGCTACATCGACTACTTCGGCCATCGAGTGGATATTCCCGACGGCCTGCTGGCTTGGTTCTTCCGCGCCCTGCGCCGGGAGTTCTATCTGTTCTGGCGGGATACGGAGCAGCCCTGCCGTGTGGAGCGCAAGACCATGCGGCTCATGCTCACGCCTCATCTGGAGGACGAGGGCCTGCGCCTGGAAGTCATGCTGGGCCGCGAAGGCAAGCCACCCTTCCCCATCGTGGGACAGGAGGCCTACTTCTACGGCCAGATGCCCATCTGGGTCTGCTGGAACAAGGCGTTCTACCCGGTGCAGACCGGGCTGGAGCCCCAGCTCATCCAGGAGATCGTGGCCGAGCAACCCATCATTTCGCACACGGACATCTCCGAGTTCCTGGACCGCGTCTGGACGCGCCTGCCTGCTTCCGAGCTGCACGGACAGGAAGAGTTCCTGGAGCAGATGAAGCCCATCTTCGTCCCGGCCACGTACAATCCCAAGCTCTTCCTGGACGAGGAAGGCAGCCTGCTCACCCTGCAGATAGAAAATGTGTACGAGACCGAGCACGGCGAGGTGTCCCTGCCCGGCCCAAATCCGGATCTGCAGACCGGCAGCTACCAGAGCGAGGCCAAGGCGTACCTCATCCGCCGTAATCAGGAGGCCGAGGCCGCACTGACCCAGAAGCTGCAGGACATGAACTTCCAGCCGCGCTCCAACTCCATCTGGTTCCTGGAGCCGGAGGAGGCCATCGCCTTCCTGCTGGACGCCTACCCCGCCCTGGTGCAGGAGTACCGCGTCTACGGCGAGAAGAACCTGACCCGCTACAAGGTCCGTCTCTCGCAGCCTGTCATCACGGCCGAGGTGGAGTCCAACGAGGACGAGAAGTGGTTCGAGCTGGATCTGGCCGTGGAGTACGACGACCAGCGCGTGCCCATCGACAAGATCTGGGAAGCCTGGACCCAGGGCAAGCGCTACGTCCAGCTCAAGGACGGCTCCTATACCTCCCTGCCGGAAAGCTGGCTGGAGAAGCTGGGCCACAAGCTGCGCAGCCTGGGTCTGGATCCGGACAAGCCGCCGCAGAAGAAGTTCAAGCAGTTCGAGGCGCCGGTGCTGGATAAGATTCTGGACGACGTGCCCCACGCCGTGACCGACTCGTTCTGGGAAAAGCTGCGCACCAAGATCCACTCCTTCAGAGAGATCCGGCAGCTGGCCACACCGGAGGGCCTCAATGCCGAGCTGCGTCCCTACCAGGGGCAGGGCCTCTCCTTCCTCAACTTCCTCAAGGAGTACGGCTTCGGCGGCATCCTGGCGGACGAAATGGGCCTGGGCAAGACCGTGCAGACACTCGCCTTCCTGCTCTATCTGCACAACAAGGGCATCACCGGCCCCAACCTCATCGTCGTGCCCACCTCGGTTCTGCCCAACTGGGAGCGCGAGGCCGAGAAGTTCGCCCCGCTTCTCACGCGGCTGATCATCTACGGCACCCGCCGCGAGAGCCTGTTCAAGAAGATCAAGAAGTCCAATGTGGTCATCACCACCTACGCCCTGCTGCGGCGCGATCTGGAAGAGCTGCAGAAGTACGAGTTCTCCACGATCATCCTGGACGAGGCGCAGAACATCAAGAACCCGAACACCATTACGGCGCGTAGCGTGCGCAAGCTTTCGGCCAAGCAGCGCATCTGCCTTTCGGGTACGCCCATCGAGAACAACCTTTTCGAGCTCTGGTCGCTCTTCGAGTTCCTCATGCCGGGCTTCCTCGGCTCGCAGCACTCCTTCCAGCGCGGTATCGTCAAGCCCATCAAGGACGGCGACGCCGAGACTCTGGACTACCTGCGCCAGCGCGTGAAGCCGTTCATCCTGCGCCGCACCAAGAGCGAGGTGGCCAAGGACCTGCCGCCCAAGATCGAGAACGTTTACTACTGCGCCCTGGCCGACGAGCAGCTGGAGCTCTACGCATCCCTGGCCAAAAAGCTCAAGGAGCAGGTGCTGCAGGACGTGGACGAGAAGGGTATCGCCAAGAGCCAGATGTCCATTCTCGATGCGCTGCTCAAGCTGCGCCAGATCTGCTGCCATCCCAGACTGCTCAAGCTGGACATGCCCGGCGTCTCCACCAACCTGCCCTCTGGCAAGTTCGACGCCTTCAAGGACATGGTTACGGACATCATCGAGGAAGGCCACAAGGTGCTGGTCTTCTCCCAGTTCGTGCAGATGCTGCATATCATCCGCAGCTGGCTGCAGATCAGCCAGACGCCCTTCGCCTATCTGGACGGCGCCTCCAAGGACCGCTTCGACCAGGTGGACCGCTTCAACAACACGCCGGAGATTCCCATCTTCCTTATCTCCCTGAAGGCGGGCGGCACCGGCCTGAACCTCACGAGCGCGGACTATGTCATCCACTACGATCCGTGGTGGAACCCGGCCGTGGAGAGCCAGGCCACGGACCGCACCCACCGCATCGGCCAGACGCGGCAGGTGTTCTCCTACAAGATGATCTGCCAGAATACGGTGGAGGAGAAGATACTCAAGCTGCAGGACCAGAAGCGCGACGTGGCCGAGGCCATCATCCCCGGCCAGGACGCCTGGAAGAGCCTGACGCGCAACGATCTCGAAATGCTTTTCGAGGTTTAGCCGCGACAGCGAGCTCGATATGCCCGACCGATCGGGGACAGAAAAGCTCCCCCGCCATCTGCTCATCGCTTTGGGCGTGCTCTGGCTGCTTATGTTCACCATACGCAGCCAGTTCATCGCCATCCTGCCCCTGTTGCCGGCTATCGGCCAGGAGACCGGCGCCTCCACGGCGTCGCTGGGCTGGCTCGTCTCGGGCTACGCCCTGGCCATCGGCGTCACCACCCTGTTCTGGGGACCGGTCTCCGACCGCATCGGCCGCCGCAAGATCCTGATCATCGGCTCAGCGTCCGTGGCCGTGGCCCTGGTGCTGCACGGCTTCATGCACAGCTACGCCGGTTTTCTCATCGCCCGCGTGGTCACCGGCATGGTGGCCGGCATGTGCACCTCCGGCATTCTGGCCTACATGGGCGACGCCTTTCCCGCCAACCGCCGCGGCTGGGCCATGGGCGTGGTCATCAGCGGTTTTGCCTTCGGCCAGGTGGCCGGACTGCCGCTGGCCACGTGGATGGCGGGGATCCACGGCTATCGCACGCCGTTCGTGGCTTTTGGCGGGCTCATGGTCCTGTGCGCCGTGGGCATCTGGTTCTTCGTCCCCCAGCCGGAGAATGTGGTCCCGAGGCGGCGGCCCCTGTCCGAACTCATGGCCGACTACCGCCATATCCTGGCCTCGCGCGAGCTGGGCACGGCCATGGTGGTCGGCATCCTCATCCTCTCCGGCATGTCCGTGTACATCACCTACCTGCCCATCTGGATGAACGAAGTCCTGCACATGACGCCGCAGCAGACGGCCTGGACCTTCTCTTTCGCCGCCGTGGCCATTCTGGTGGCTGCGCCGCGCGCCGGCAGGCTCTCGGACCGCATCGGCCGGCGTTGGGTCATTGCCGGCGGCACTGCGGCCGTGGGCGTCCTCGTGCTGCTCACTCCCCTTGCCGGCCTGTTCCCCTACGGCATCACCGTTCTGTACTTCGTGATGATGGGCTTTGGCTCGTCCCGCGCCTCCGGCTTTCGCACGCTGCAGACCGAGCTCGTGCCGGACGCATTTCGCGGCCAGTACCTCTCCCTGGGCAACGCCTTCGAGCAGCTCGGCTTCGGACTGGGCAGCGCTCTGGCCGGCCTGCTCTACGGTTCCTTCGGCTTTTTTGCCAACTGCGTCTCAGTCTCCATCTTCTCCGCAATCGTCGTAGTCTTCGTGTTCCTGCGGCTGCCCGAGACGCGCAGCGCTTCGGCGTAATTCACAACTTCGCCGGCGCCTGCCTGGGCGGCTTGATCTACGCCGCCTCGGCTCTACGACGACCTCCATCGCCTCTGCCGCCGTCACTGGCGTCATCCTCGTTCTGCCCCGCCGCTCTGTGTAGAATGCGGCGCGCACCCAATAATAGGAAAAGGCCCCCGCGCAGCAACCTGCATGGGGGCCTTTTCCAAAGACACTGATCACAACGGAAATGCCGCTACGGCGTGAAGCCCGGCGGGTGGTCCTGCCAGGCGGCACCGGCCAGGGAACGCTCCCGGCCCAGATCGAAGAGCGTATTCATCACGCCGGGATCGAAGATCTTGGTGGTCGCCGGCACGAAGCTGTCCGGAATGAAGGTGAGGTTGTAGTCGAAGCCGTCGCGGTTGGCGAGCAGGTAGAGCCGGTCCAGAGCGCCGATGCCCTGGTTGCGGATCAGGCTGGATACCGCTGTGCCGGCAATGTCGGCAAGCTTGCGCTTGACCGGGTCGTACGTGCCCGCGACCTTGTTGTTCATGATGATGTACATGTTCTTCTCACGGTCGTGGAAGTTGGCCCCCTGCGCGGCAGCCGCGCTTGTGGGGTCTATAAATGGCCCGTAGAGGAAGACCTGCGTAACCACGCCGCCGTCCACATGCATCTCGTCATACTTGTGCCCCGCGGCCTTCACTTCAATATACTGCGGCGGAAAGACAGCCGGAATGGACGACGAGGCGAGCAGGACCTCGCGGAAAAGATCGAGCCGGCCAGCCTTGGCGATGCGCCCCATGTCCCAGATCATGGACCGCTGCGCATCCAGGTTGGTGGTGGCGATGAACAGCCGGCGGCCCTTGTCGTGCTCAGCTGCGATGGCCTTGAGCATCTTCGCGTCGATGTACTTGGCGGCGAGCTCGGCCAGTGGTTTGGTGTCGGCTATGGAGTCGCCGCCGATGATCTGGAAGATGCGCTTGAGGATAAACACCTTCTTGGCGTCGATGGTGGTGTACACCTTGCGCAGCTGATCGTCGTACTTCGGCCCCAGGAAGGCGAAGGGCGCGATGAGCGAGCCGGTGGACACGCCGGTGACGAGGTCGAACTCTGGCCGGTCGCCTGCCTGTGTCCAGCCGAAGAGAACGCCCGCACCGTAGGCACCGTAATCACCGCCTCCGGAGATGGCCAGGAAGTTGAGCGGATCGGCTGTCGGCCAGGGCAGTCCCCTGGATTCGTAGTACGCCTGCCGCTGTTTGACTGATTCCACGAGCGTGTGCTGGAAGGCCGGGTTGAACTCATCCGCCCACGTGCGCACGCTCTGCAGGCCGTCTACCTGGGCCATGTCCTCATACTTCTCGGGCAGGGCCCTGCGCGGCAGCGCAGCGCAGGAGGTGAGCAGGATCGCTGCGGCGGCCAGCACCAGCAGCGTTTTCAGACAGGCGTAGCCCGGATGGGTGAATCGGGTCATGGAATCCTCATGGCACTGTTTGGGAAGGGCAAAAATATCACGCCTCTGCCAAGCTTAGTATGTGTATCAGATAAAGTGATCGAATCAAAATCATCGATTCGGCGCTTCGGCGCGGCATATTCCGGGTATCCGACCATGCACGAGAGGAGATTCCGCCGCACCGTTGGAGCCCCGCGCAGTCGGAAGCCTCCGCCCGGCAAGAGTTCGCGGCGGCATCGCGCTGCCTGGGCGAGCGCTTCTTCAGCAGGTGAGAAGGTTTTGACCACTGTTGACTCCACACGCCAAAAGGAGTCCAAAGATACAATGTCCCTGTATCCCGCCCTGCTCTATGGAGAACTCAATGACCGAGACATCGAAGACGCCTGATTCCCAAGCCCCCGTCACCACACTGTTCTGCGACGTCGGCGGCGTGCTGCTCACCAACGGCTGGGACCGCAACGCCCGCAGCCTGGCCGCCGAGACCTTCCAGCTCGACGCCGAGGACATGAACGAGCGACACCACCTCACCTTCGATACCTACGAGGAAGGAGAGCTCAGCCTGGACGAGTACCTCGACCGGCTGGTGTTCTTCAAACCTCGATCTTTTACTCGGGAAACGTTCAGGAAGTTCATGTTCGACCAGTCCAAGCCCTATCCGGAGATGATCGAGCTGGTACGCCGGATGAAGGCGGAGCACGGCCTCAAGATCGTGGTGGTCAGCAACGAGGGCCGGGAGCTCACCGAGCACCGCATCCGCACCTTTGCCCTGGACTGCTTTGTGGATGTCTTCGTGTCTTCGAGCTTCGTGCACTTCCGCAAGCCCGACAAGAAGATCTTCCGCCTCGCCCTGGACATCGGCCAGGCAAAGCCGGATGAGGTGGTCTACATCGACGACCGCTCCCTGTTCGTGGAGGTGGCCTCCTCGATAGGCATCCGCGGCATCGTGCACAAAGACCTCGCGAGCACACGGCAGCAGCTTGAAGCCATGACCTACAGCACGTCGCCCTGCCCGATTTGATCTTCTCGCAGCATGCACGGACGTTTTTCGGGGAAAACGAGCCGCCAGCTGCGACCACCTGAAGCCGCTCGGTCTCGCCCCGGCCAATCCCGGCCCGGGCCAGACGTGTTGTGCCATTCCATGGGGAAAAACGAAATCTTTTGCCCCGTCCCGCAGACTGTGCTCTAACAGTACATGGTGGAATCCTTTCGAAACGCCCGGAGAATGCACTCGGCAACAAAACGACAGGCAACCCGCCTTGCTGCCTGGAGGAGGTAGGCCATGCGCAAGATTCTGATCATCGGCTCCGGCGCCGGCGGCACCATTGTCGCCAACCAGCTCCGCAAGGAGCTTTCGGACTCGGACTGGTCCATCACCATCATCGATCGCAGCGACAGGCACCACTACCAGGCCGGCTGGCTCTTCATCCCCTTCGGCATCTACTCGCTGGAGGAGTGCATCAAGCCCAAGCGGGAGTTCATTCCCAAGGGAGTGGATTTCGTTCTCGACGAGGTGACGCGCGTGGATGTCGAGAACCGGAAGGTGGAAACGCGGCTGGCCTCCTATGACTACGACTATCTGGTCATCGCCACGGGCTGCCGGGTCAAGCCGGACGAGGTGGAGGGCATGGAGGAAGGCTGGGGCACGGACATCCACACCTTCTACACGCCGGACGGCGCCGAGGCCCTGCGCAAGCCGCTGAAGTACTTCACCTGCGGCAAGCTCGTGGTGAACATTGCCGAGCTGCCGTACAAGTGCCCCATCGCGCCGCTGGAGTTCGTGTTCATGGCGGACTGGTACTTCACCGCCACAGGCGTGCGCGACGCCGTGGAGATCGAGCTGGTCACGCCCCTGGACGGCGTGTTCACCAAGCCCGTGGCGTCCAAGGCCCTGGGCGTGATCGCCGAGAAAAAGAAGATTCTGGTCACGCCAAACTATCAGGTGGCCAAGGTGGATGTGAAGAACAAGACCCTGGAGTCGCACGACGGCCGGGAGGTGGGCTATGACCTGCTGGTCTCCATCCCGCCCAACTTCGGCGCCGACGCGCTCATCGAATCCGAGCTCACCGACCCCATGGGTTACGTGCCCACGGACAAGCACACGCTCAAGGCACAGGGGCTGGATCGGGTCTACGTCCTGGGCGACGCCACCAACGTGCCCACATCCAAGGCCGGCTCCGTGGCCCATTACCAGTCGTACACCCTGGTCGAGAACCTGCTGCGCGAGATCGACGGCCACGAACCGCTGCCCACCTTTGACGGCCACGCCACCTGCTTTCTGGACTCCGGCTTCGAGAAAGCCATCCTGCTGGACTTCAACTACGACGTGGAGCCGCTGCCCGGAAAGTTCCCCTTCCCCGGTCTGGGACCGTTCAGCCTGTTGCAGGAGACCCTCTCCAACCACTGGGGCAAGATGATGTTCCGCTGGGTGTACTGGAATCTGATGATGAAGGGGCTGGACTTGCCGCTGGAAAGCCAGATGACCCTGGCCGGCAAGGTGCGCAAGGGCGCCGAGTGCACAATCTAGGGGAGGTGCGACATGGCACACAACGATGAGGTG from Oceanidesulfovibrio marinus includes:
- the sqr gene encoding type III sulfide quinone reductase, selenoprotein subtype; translated protein: MRKILIIGSGAGGTIVANQLRKELSDSDWSITIIDRSDRHHYQAGWLFIPFGIYSLEECIKPKREFIPKGVDFVLDEVTRVDVENRKVETRLASYDYDYLVIATGCRVKPDEVEGMEEGWGTDIHTFYTPDGAEALRKPLKYFTCGKLVVNIAELPYKCPIAPLEFVFMADWYFTATGVRDAVEIELVTPLDGVFTKPVASKALGVIAEKKKILVTPNYQVAKVDVKNKTLESHDGREVGYDLLVSIPPNFGADALIESELTDPMGYVPTDKHTLKAQGLDRVYVLGDATNVPTSKAGSVAHYQSYTLVENLLREIDGHEPLPTFDGHATCFLDSGFEKAILLDFNYDVEPLPGKFPFPGLGPFSLLQETLSNHWGKMMFRWVYWNLMMKGLDLPLESQMTLAGKVRKGAECTI